A window of Bos taurus isolate L1 Dominette 01449 registration number 42190680 breed Hereford chromosome 8, ARS-UCD2.0, whole genome shotgun sequence contains these coding sequences:
- the LOC100297222 gene encoding cytochrome b-c1 complex subunit 7, producing the protein MQDDTIYENDDAKEAVRRLPENLYDDREFRIKTALDMHVRQQILPKPQWTEYEDKAYLEPSLKEVLWERKGREE; encoded by the coding sequence ATGCAAGATGATACAATATATGAGAATGACGATGCAAAAGAGGCCGTAAGAAGGCTTCCTGAGAACCTTTATGACGACAGAGAGTTTCGCATTAAGACAGCACTGGACATGCACGTGAGGCAGCAGATTCTGCCTAAACCACAGTGGACAGAATATGAGGATAAAGCCTACCTCGAACCATCTCTGAAAGAGGTGCTTtgggaaagaaaagggagagaagaatGA